In one window of Candidatus Omnitrophota bacterium DNA:
- the rpmI gene encoding 50S ribosomal protein L35, with protein sequence MGIGRKGKLKTNKGAAKRLRMTKSGLFKKRNAGRQHILGKKTRKRKRHLRKDGYLSLTDAKRIRRLLPYGTH encoded by the coding sequence ATGGGGATCGGTCGAAAGGGCAAGTTAAAAACCAATAAAGGCGCCGCCAAACGCCTGCGCATGACCAAAAGCGGTCTTTTCAAAAAGCGCAACGCGGGCCGCCAGCATATTCTGGGCAAGAAAACACGCAAACGCAAACGTCACTTGCGCAAAGACGGCTATTTGTCGTTGACGGACGCGAAGCGCATCAGGAGGTTGTTGCCGTATGGTACGCATTAA
- the rplT gene encoding 50S ribosomal protein L20: MVRIKTNVYSHKRKKRVLKEAKGQWGDRSKRYKEAAKSLIAGKQYAYYDRKKKKGDFRSLWIIRLNAACRELGVAYSRFINGLKIAKVAIDRKILADMAVTEPDAFAKIVEMAKQAKV; encoded by the coding sequence ATGGTACGCATTAAAACAAACGTTTATTCTCACAAACGCAAAAAGCGCGTTTTGAAAGAGGCCAAAGGCCAGTGGGGCGACCGCAGCAAACGCTACAAAGAAGCCGCCAAGTCCCTGATCGCCGGCAAACAGTATGCCTATTATGACCGCAAGAAGAAAAAGGGCGATTTTCGTTCCCTGTGGATCATCCGCCTGAACGCGGCCTGCCGGGAACTGGGCGTGGCATACAGCCGTTTTATCAACGGCTTGAAGATAGCCAAGGTCGCGATCGACCGCAAAATTTTAGCCGACATGGCCGTGACAGAGCCGGATGCCTTTGCTAAAATCGTTGAAATGGCAAAACAAGCGAAGGTGTGA
- the pheS gene encoding phenylalanine--tRNA ligase subunit alpha has product MWNFPQIFDQARNDLASANDASSLEACRLKYLGKKGLVPAIFDSLSSASPEDKPAIGKGANDLRVLVIAFLEEKAGALGKREGGKPSGRPVDITMPGVGPALGHRHVLTQTMTEICDVFERMGFVVVESPEIETEYNNFTGLNIPIDHPSRDAFDTFYLEANDPSTKGRNLLLRSHTSPGQVRVMHDHKPPLAVIIPGRVYRPDAGDASHSFMFHQVEGLLVDKDVKFSDLKGLLSEFCRRFFGPSVKMRFRPHFFPFTEPSAEVDISADIFKGTGRKPWLEILGCGMVNPRVFEAAGYPAGKYTGLAFGMGVERMAMLKYGIKDIRLFYENDVRFLKQF; this is encoded by the coding sequence ATGTGGAATTTTCCGCAAATTTTTGATCAGGCCAGGAATGATCTTGCCTCGGCCAATGATGCGTCCTCTCTTGAGGCCTGCCGTTTAAAATACCTCGGTAAAAAAGGGCTTGTTCCCGCTATTTTTGATTCCCTGTCTTCGGCATCGCCGGAAGATAAGCCCGCCATCGGCAAAGGGGCCAATGACCTGCGCGTTCTGGTCATTGCTTTTCTCGAAGAAAAGGCAGGGGCCTTAGGCAAGAGGGAGGGCGGCAAGCCCTCCGGAAGACCGGTGGATATCACCATGCCTGGCGTCGGGCCTGCTTTGGGCCACCGGCATGTCCTGACGCAGACCATGACCGAGATCTGCGATGTTTTTGAGCGCATGGGTTTTGTGGTCGTGGAAAGCCCGGAGATCGAGACAGAATACAATAATTTCACCGGCTTGAACATCCCCATTGACCATCCTTCGCGTGACGCGTTCGACACATTTTATTTGGAAGCCAATGACCCGTCTACCAAAGGGCGCAATCTTCTTTTAAGGAGCCATACGTCTCCGGGCCAGGTGCGGGTGATGCATGACCATAAACCGCCTTTGGCCGTCATTATTCCCGGCCGTGTCTACCGTCCCGATGCCGGGGATGCCAGCCATTCGTTCATGTTCCATCAGGTGGAAGGTCTTTTGGTGGACAAGGACGTCAAATTTTCCGACCTCAAAGGATTACTGTCTGAATTCTGCCGCCGCTTCTTCGGACCGTCGGTGAAGATGCGTTTTCGTCCGCATTTTTTCCCGTTCACCGAACCGTCGGCCGAGGTGGACATTTCCGCGGACATTTTTAAAGGCACGGGCCGCAAGCCGTGGCTGGAGATATTAGGATGCGGCATGGTCAACCCCAGGGTGTTCGAGGCGGCCGGGTATCCGGCTGGCAAATACACGGGGTTGGCCTTTGGCATGGGCGTTGAGCGCATGGCCATGCTCAAATACGGCATCAAGGACATACGCTTGTTCTACGAGAACGATGTACGTTTTTTAAAACAATTTTAA
- the thrS gene encoding threonine--tRNA ligase: MDYSRDIDKLRHSCAHVMAQAVQELWPEVKVTIGPAIDNGFYYDFDRPQPFSPDELKSIEKRMMKIINGKPAFTGETWPREKALEFFRGKGESYKVELIEGLPDKEVFIYKTGKEWLDLCKGPHVEHAGLIKGFKLLSVAGAYWRGDEKRPMLQRIYGTAFFTQKELDEYLKMLEEAAKRDHRKIATQLDLFHIYHDTAGAGLIFYHPNGGMLRKTIEDYVREAHLKRGYDLVYTPHMLKGKLWEISGHAQQYKDNMYYFKVDQEDYAVKPMNCPGHILIYGSHVRSYRDLPIRYFELGTVYRQEKAGVLHGLLRVRGFTQDDAHIFCRPDQIKDEVMAVLDFVFAVMKDFGFKDLHIELSTRPEDSMGSRENWDKATAALKDALKTKKLKYDINEGDGAFYGPKIDIKLKDAIGRPWQCGTIQCDFNLPERFDLHYIDESGQHARPIMLHRAILGSLERFIGTLIEHYSGNFPLWLAPNQVVIIAINPEQEEFAQGVREMLVKTGLRVVLDNRNESLGKRIREASVKKIPYQIIIGAKEVETAQVSVRSHAQGDLGSMTVEALTARLSQQTIDKT; encoded by the coding sequence ATGGATTACTCCCGCGACATAGATAAGTTACGTCACAGCTGTGCCCACGTCATGGCCCAGGCGGTCCAGGAATTGTGGCCTGAAGTCAAGGTCACCATCGGCCCGGCCATTGACAATGGCTTCTATTACGATTTCGACCGCCCACAGCCGTTCTCACCGGACGAATTAAAATCCATTGAAAAACGGATGATGAAGATCATCAACGGCAAGCCCGCTTTTACCGGAGAGACCTGGCCGCGCGAGAAGGCGCTGGAATTTTTCCGCGGCAAGGGCGAGTCCTACAAGGTCGAGCTCATTGAAGGTCTGCCTGATAAAGAAGTTTTTATCTACAAGACCGGCAAGGAGTGGCTGGACCTGTGCAAGGGGCCGCACGTGGAGCACGCCGGGCTCATCAAGGGCTTCAAACTTTTGTCCGTGGCCGGCGCTTATTGGCGCGGGGACGAGAAACGCCCCATGCTCCAGCGCATTTACGGCACCGCGTTTTTCACCCAGAAAGAACTCGACGAGTATTTGAAAATGCTTGAAGAGGCGGCCAAGCGCGACCACCGCAAGATCGCCACCCAGCTGGATTTGTTCCACATTTATCACGACACCGCCGGGGCCGGGCTCATTTTCTATCACCCCAACGGCGGCATGCTGCGCAAGACCATTGAGGACTATGTGCGCGAAGCGCATCTGAAGCGCGGGTATGACCTGGTCTATACGCCCCATATGCTCAAAGGCAAGCTCTGGGAGATCTCCGGCCACGCCCAGCAGTACAAAGACAATATGTATTATTTCAAGGTGGACCAGGAGGACTACGCGGTGAAGCCCATGAACTGCCCCGGGCATATCCTCATTTACGGTTCTCATGTGCGTTCCTACCGCGACCTGCCCATCCGTTATTTTGAATTGGGCACGGTGTACCGTCAGGAAAAAGCAGGGGTCTTGCACGGCCTGTTGCGCGTGCGCGGGTTCACCCAGGATGATGCCCACATTTTCTGCCGGCCCGACCAGATCAAGGACGAGGTCATGGCCGTTCTGGATTTCGTGTTCGCGGTCATGAAGGATTTCGGTTTCAAAGACCTGCACATTGAACTGTCCACACGGCCCGAGGATTCCATGGGTTCCCGGGAAAATTGGGACAAGGCCACAGCCGCGCTCAAAGACGCGCTGAAAACCAAAAAATTGAAATATGACATCAATGAGGGCGACGGCGCTTTTTACGGTCCCAAAATAGACATCAAACTCAAAGACGCCATCGGCCGGCCATGGCAATGCGGCACCATCCAGTGCGATTTCAATCTGCCCGAGCGCTTCGACCTTCATTATATCGACGAAAGCGGTCAACACGCGCGGCCCATCATGCTGCACCGGGCGATCCTGGGAAGTTTGGAGCGTTTCATCGGCACGCTCATCGAGCATTATTCCGGCAATTTCCCCTTATGGCTGGCGCCTAATCAGGTTGTCATTATTGCTATTAATCCCGAGCAGGAAGAGTTTGCCCAGGGCGTCCGTGAGATGCTGGTCAAGACGGGATTACGCGTTGTCCTGGATAACCGCAATGAATCGCTGGGGAAACGCATCCGTGAGGCATCTGTCAAGAAGATCCCCTATCAGATCATCATCGGCGCCAAAGAAGTTGAGACGGCCCAAGTTTCCGTGCGCAGCCACGCGCAGGGTGATCTGGGGTCCATGACCGTGGAAGCGCTCACAGCCCGCTTGTCCCAACAGACCATTGACAAGACATAG
- the infC gene encoding translation initiation factor IF-3 yields the protein MNQQIRAREVRVIGPNSEQLGVVTIQKALELSNEFGLDLVEVAPTAAPPVCRIIDFSKYKYDQEKKERRVRKSQHVTHLKQIRLKPHIGNHDLQIKMDQAIAFLSKKDKVKINLVFHGREMSFRDQWRSVLDRVVAMTSAHAIIEKTPLAEGRIVSMVLAPKAETK from the coding sequence ATCAATCAGCAGATCCGCGCACGCGAAGTCCGCGTGATCGGGCCCAATTCAGAACAATTAGGCGTTGTCACCATTCAAAAGGCCTTGGAGCTTTCCAATGAATTCGGTCTTGACCTCGTGGAGGTGGCCCCCACCGCCGCCCCGCCGGTGTGCCGCATCATTGATTTCAGCAAATACAAGTATGACCAGGAAAAGAAAGAACGCCGGGTCCGCAAAAGCCAGCACGTGACCCATTTGAAACAGATCCGCCTCAAGCCCCATATCGGCAACCATGATCTGCAGATCAAAATGGACCAGGCCATCGCTTTTTTGTCCAAAAAGGACAAGGTCAAGATCAATCTGGTGTTCCACGGCCGCGAAATGAGTTTCCGCGACCAGTGGCGCTCGGTGCTCGATAGGGTGGTGGCCATGACTTCAGCGCACGCGATCATCGAAAAAACACCGCTGGCCGAGGGACGCATCGTATCCATGGTCCTGGCGCCCAAGGCGGAGACTAAGTAG
- a CDS encoding ribonuclease HII, producing MTKANKILLLSDHETEAQDQGFRFIFGIDEAGRGPLAGPVVAAAVCLTSSSFSCPINDSKKMTPVLRERAFHEIFEKAHVGIGMISEAVIDVVNILNASHLAMEAAVADLVSRLPSEVSGAEDFKKQVMLLVDGNRFKSALPYRYKTIIGGDGRCLSIACASVIAKVTRDRAMRCYDRVFPQYGFGQHKGYPTSMHREVLRRCGPSLIHRRSFNIGGLKP from the coding sequence TTGACCAAGGCGAATAAAATTCTTCTCCTGTCGGACCATGAAACGGAAGCCCAAGATCAGGGCTTCCGTTTTATTTTCGGCATTGACGAGGCGGGCCGGGGCCCCTTGGCCGGTCCGGTGGTGGCCGCGGCCGTATGCCTGACATCGTCTAGCTTTTCCTGTCCCATCAACGATTCCAAGAAAATGACGCCTGTGTTGCGCGAGCGGGCCTTCCATGAGATATTTGAAAAAGCGCATGTGGGCATCGGCATGATCAGCGAAGCCGTCATTGACGTCGTGAATATTCTCAACGCGTCCCATCTGGCCATGGAAGCCGCCGTGGCGGACCTGGTCAGCCGCCTGCCGTCAGAGGTTAGCGGCGCAGAGGATTTTAAAAAGCAGGTCATGCTTTTGGTGGACGGCAACCGGTTTAAGTCCGCCTTGCCGTACAGGTATAAGACCATTATCGGGGGAGACGGGCGCTGTTTGTCCATTGCCTGCGCGTCCGTCATTGCCAAGGTCACCCGCGACCGGGCCATGCGCTGTTATGACCGCGTGTTCCCCCAATACGGGTTTGGTCAGCACAAAGGATATCCGACGTCCATGCACCGCGAAGTCCTGCGCCGCTGCGGACCGTCCCTGATCCATCGCCGCAGTTTTAACATAGGAGGGCTGAAGCCTTGA